The following are encoded together in the Kwoniella europaea PYCC6329 chromosome 1, complete sequence genome:
- a CDS encoding calcium-translocating P-type ATPase, PMCA-type codes for MTPPPPLIITTDLDNNNNDSDPSTNTPPALAPPIDVDQDPTTPPRGRSGSAPISDPSHLSPSRSHLHPNQNTHSPTPSWSSGTIPPSPTLTNSSVHFSEEAVTPTSPVPRTSLALRENDPTADSGMETLKVIGENDTQRHNRGWSIGTWSSEAGTEQDHSNFAPGQAPSKDKDALSRITTGTTAHTKSAEKSKDKKEKKKKSKKSKKDEDGEGEEEEEDRPQAAHIDPDKDTTDPTPFREKPSRLAMLVDPKSLDDLEKIGGVEGLLSGLGVDGKTGLRVGTNEGATETGAPRTSSEMPGGNEPQWHTSMDDRRRIYGRNELPERKSKSLLLLMWIAFKDKVLILLSIAAVVSLALGLYQDLGTPPEVIFNDECPAPVGCEEPQVDWVEGVAIVIAIIIVVMVGSVNDWQKERQFKKLNAQREDRTVKCIRGGNEMVVNTKDLVVGDICLLEPGEILPVDGVFLRGHNVRCDESGATGESDAIKKFPYQECIEERNAAQPGDKLKKDCFLISGAKVLEGVGEYVVISVGTNSFNGRIMMSMRGDSENTPLQLKLNKLAELIAKLGSAAGLLLFTALMIRFFVQLKTNPDRSANDKAQSFIQILIIAVTLIVVAVPEGLPLAVTLALAFATKRMTKQNLLVRVLGSCETMANATVVCTDKTGTLTQNEMTVVAGSLGVHGKFVKNLSDNASRSNANDVEGEQVREDFAFEMDEINNVASSELTTLFNEAICINSTAFEDKDEDGNLSFVGSKTETALLKFAKSAGWADWRKTREAYQVIQMIPFSSELKAMGVVVKIGDRYRLYIKGASEVLTKKCIKHVVVSQDQPTDIALQTVEFNEDTMNNIMKTIIFYANQSLRTIALCYKDFESWPPKGATQVNATDEVPYEFIARDMTLIAVTGIEDPLRPGVREAVEKCQRAGVAVKMCTGDNVLTARSIANQCGIFTSGGVIMEGPLFRKLSDAERLEIVPRLQILARSSPEDKRLLVHTLKGMGEVVGVTGDGTNDGPALKLANVGFAMGIAGTEVAKEASDIILMDDSFKNIVLAIMWGRCVNDSVKKFLQFQISVNITAVVITFVSAVASSEEQSVLTAVQLLWVNLIMDTFAALALATDPATETSLDRKPDRKNAPLITVEMFKMICIQALYQIIVCLILHFLGLRILGLPHTDQNDTELGALVFNCFVFCQIFNQLNCRRLDRRLNVLEGFFRNYYFIVIFLIMVGGQILIIEVGGAAFQVTRLGGRDWAISLIIGAISLPIGAVVRLLPTGPFERILIKLRIYNDPNKLPVVAPEVEDEKYEYNPAINKVKDNLSTYANIRGGRLRASSIVAKSRSAQLKEADIQLPSLLTMVPTLIAGTVGAGAHWVHQTGSASLSNPAGADPSRSTAELFQGKVQLHPQTDRNDPLYTKFGITPPSPVEAASIAASAPSTMGRSRGRSQQRDLEKGGHGQNDQEVLRE; via the exons ATGACTCCTCCCCCGCCACTCATCATAACCACCGATTTGGATAATAACAACAATGATTCCGATCCCAGTACCAACACTCCTCCCGCTCTCGCACCTCCCATAGATGTAGATCAAGATCCCACCACGCCACCTCGAGGTAGAAGTGGTAGTGCTCCCATCAGCGatccttcccatctttcccCATCTCGcagtcatcttcatcccaatcagAATACTCATTCACCCACTCCATCATGGTCATCAGGAACCATACCGCCTTCACCGACTCTCACCAACTCGTCCGTGCATTTCTCAGAAGAGGCGGTCACACCTACTTCACCCGTACCTCGAACCTCACTCGCTTTGAGGGAAAATGACCCGACTGCCGATTCAGGTATGGAAACACTAAAGGTCATTGGGGAGAATGATACTCAAAGACATAATAGAGGTTGGTCAATCGGGACTTGGTCATCGGAAGCTGGGACCGAACAAGATCATTCCAACTTCGCCCCTGGTCAAGCACCAAGCAAGGACAAGGATGCGTTGAGTAGGATAACCACCGGTACGACCGCCCACACAAAATCCGCTGAGAAATccaaagataagaaggaaaagaagaagaagagtaagaaaagtaagaaggatgaggatggtgaaggagaggaggaagaagaggacagACCTCAGGCGGCTCATATAGATCCTGATAAGGATACCACGGACCCTACACCGTTCAGAGAGAAACCATCTCGTTTAGCCATGCTGGTTGACCCCAAATCCCTCGATGATCTAGAAAAGATCGGTGGTGTCGAGGGTCTCTTATCCGGTCTAGGTGTAGATGGTAAAACAGGTTTGCGAGTCGGAACGAACGAAGGTGCAACTGAAACTGGTGCGCCCAGAACTTCCTCGGAGATGCCAGGTGGTAATGAACCTCAATGGCATACCAGTATGGACGATAGAAGACGTATATACGGGAGAAACGAGTTGCCTGAACGTAAAAGCAAAAGTTTATTATTGCTTATGTGGATAGCTTTCAAGGACAAAGTCTTG ATACTATTGTCTATCGCGGCTGTTGTATCTCTTGCTCTGGGTTTATATCAAGATCTCGGTACTCCACCAGAGGTTATTTTCAACGATGAGTGTCCTGCTCCGGTGGGATGTGAGGAACCTCAAGTGGATTGGGTAGAAGGTGTAGCTATCGTCATtgcaatcatcatcgtcgtcatgGTCGGGTCCGTTAACGATTGGCAAAAAGAAAGACAATTCAAGAAACTCAATGCTCAACGTGAAGACAGAACCGTCAAATGTATCAGAGGCGGTAATGAGATGGTTGTCAATACCAAAGACTTGGTGGTCGGTGATATCTGTTTATTGGAACCCGGAGAAATTTTACCTGTCGACGGTGTCTTCCTGCGAGGTCATAATGTAAGATGTGACGAATCTGGTGCGACTGGTGAATCCGATGCTATCAAGAAATTCCCCTATCAAGAATGTATAGAAGAGAGAAATGCTGCTCAACCGGGTGATAAATTAAAGAAAGACTGTTTCCTCATTTCCGGTGCCAAAGTActggaaggtgtaggagaaTATGTCGTCATTTCAGTCGGTACCAATTCTTTCAACGGTCGAATCATGATGT CTATGCGAGGCGATTCCGAGAACACGCCGCTTcaactcaagctcaacaaaCTTGCCGAATTGATTGCCAAACTTGGTTCTGCTGCTGGTCTCTTACTCTTCACTGCTCTCATGATCCGATTTTTCGTTCAACTCAAGACCAACCCCGATAGATCCGCCAATGACAAAGCGCAATCCTTCATtcaaatcctcatcattGCGGTCACCTTGATCGTTGTGGCTGTTCCTGAAGGTTTACCGCTTGCTGTCACTCTCGCACTTGCTTTTGCCACCAAGAGAATGACCAAGCAGAATCTTTTGGTCAGAGTCTTGGGCTCTTGCGAGACCATGGCCAATGCTACGGTTGTCTGTACGGATAAAactg GTACTCTCACGCAAAACGAAATGACTGTTGTTGCTGGATCTCTCGGTGTTCACGGTAAATTTGTCAAGAACCTCTCCGATAATGCTTCAAGATCCAACGCGAATGATGTGGAGGGTGAACAAGTACGGGAAGATTTCGCTTTCGAAATGGACGAGATCAACAATGTCGCTTCGTCCGAACTCACTACCCTTTTTAATGAGGCTATCTGTATCAATTCTACTGCTTTCGAAGAtaaagacgaagatggaaatcTCAGCTTTGTAGGAAGTAAGACCGAAACCGCCTTGCTGAAATTTGCCAAATCAGCTGGATGGGCCGATTGGAGGAAAACCAGAGAGGCTTATCAAGTGATTCAGATGATTCCCTTCAGCTCCGAATTGAAAGCTATGGGAGTAGTTGTTAAGATCGGTGATAGGTATAGACTGTATATCAAAGGTGCTAGTGAAGTCTTAACTAAGAAATGTATCAAACACGTTGTGGTATCGCAAGATCAGCCTACCGATATTGCACTACAAACTGTCGAATTCAATGAAGACACCATGAACAACATCATGAAgactatcatcttctacGCCAACCAGAGTCTGAGAACTATCGCTCTTTGTTATAAAGATTTCGAATCATGGCCACCAAAGGGCGCAACCCAAGTCAACGCCACTGACGAGGTACCCTACGAGTTCATCGCCAGAGACATGACTTTGATCGCTGTGACCGGTATCGAAGATCCCCTTAGACCCGGTGTGAGAGAAGCGGTGGAAAAATGTCAAAGAGCTGGTGTAGCTGTCAAAATGTGTACGGGTGATAATGTACTCACTGCAAGATCTATCGCCAACCAATGTGGGATTTTCACTTCTGGTGGTGTGATCATGGAAGGTCCATTGTTCAGAAAG CTGTCCGATGCTGAACGACTAGAGATCGTACCTCGACTTCAAATTCTCGCTCGATCTTCTCCCGAAGATAAGAGACTCCTCGTACACACCCTCAAAGGTATGGGAGAAGTAGTTGGTGTCACTGGTGATGGTACGAATGATGGTCCTGCTCTCAAACTCGCTAATGTCGGTTTTGCAATGGGTATCGC TGGTACGGAAGTTGCCAAGGAGGCTTCggatatcatcttgatggatgaCTCTTTCAAGAATATCGTACTTGCCATTATGTGGGGTCGATGTGTGAATGATTCAGTCAAGAAATTCTTACAATTCCAAATTTC CGTCAACATCACCGCCGTCGTCATCACTTTCGTCTCAGCCGTTGCATCAAGTGAAGAACAATCGGTACTCACCGCTGTTCAACTTCTTTGGGTCAATTTGATTATGGATACCTTCGCCGCTCTCGCACTTGCCACCGATCCCGCTACGGAGACATCACTCGACAGAAAACCAGATAGAAAGAATGCCCCATTGATTACTGTCGAAATGTTCAAGATGATTTGTATCCAAGCGCTTtatcagatcatcgtctGTTTGATCCTGCATTTCCTCGGTTTGAGGATCCTCGGTTTACCTCATACAGATCAAAATGACACTGAATTAGGAGCTTTGGTATTCAATTGTTTCGTATTCTGTCAAATat TCAATCAACTCAATTGTAGACGATTAGATAGGAGATTGAATGTCCTTGAGGGTTTCTTCAGGAACTACTACTTTATCGTTATTTTCCTCATCA TGGTCGGCGGACAAATCTTGATTATCGAAGTCGGTGGAGCTGCTTTCCAAGTTACTCGACTTGGTGGACGAGACTGGGCAATCTCATTGATCATTGGTGCCATCTCACTTCCTATCGGTGCTGTCGTTCGACTATTACCTACTGGACCATTCGAGAGGATACTCATCAAACTGAGAATCTACAATGATCCAAACAAGTTACCTGTCGTCGCTCCTGAAGTCGAGGATGAGAAATACGAATACAACCCTGCTatcaacaaggtcaaggatAACTTGTCGACTTACGCTAATATTAGAGGAGGTCGATTGAGAGCTAGCTCAATTGTAGCTAAGAGTAGATCAGCACAGTTGAAAGAGGCCGATATCCAATT ACCCTCGTTATTGACTATGGTTCCGACTCTGATCGCTGGTACAGTTGG TGCCGGTGCACACTGGGTTCATCAGACTGGTTCAGCATCCCTCTCCAACCCTGCCGGAGCCGATCCATCTAGGTCGACCGCCGAATTGTTCCAGGGTAAAGTCCAATTACATCCTCAGACCGATCGGAACGATCCTCTCTATACCAAATTCGGCATAACGCCACCTTCACCTGTTGAAGCTGCTTCCATCGCTGCTTCGGCACCTTCTACGATGGGCAGGAGTCGTGGTAGATCCCAGCAGAGGGatttggagaaaggtggtcaTGGTCAGAACGATCAAGAGGTATTGAGGGAATAG
- a CDS encoding calcium/proton exchanger produces MSNPSPTPDGAPPRRVSFPIDPIDTSITPDPSTGPLTSSPPGSPTLPPRESNATPNGARRRTTTAPNRQVTLDSTPMSQRRQTTESNRSSNRRNPSFDPNASLVRRVTTVLFTPPKKVGKAPTYLGSIKAAIMSTWLNVLLVFIPIGWALYLAKHSGGKDSISDTAVFITTFIAIIPLAGLLGFATEEAALRLGQTLGGLLNATLGNAVELIVAILALIKCELQVVQSSLVGSILSNILLVLGMCFFAGGVKFAEQAIKSTAAQLNASLLLIAVIAVLIPSAFHFSISSSTSNTDADQLAQGEGADLLAMSHGVAILLLLLYLGYLVFQMYTHAAYYIDDEVTGSTAYPEAITNVSEKLRFRNFHRHKKTDEEEATTTASDSTVHSGNVTNAGGAVPATHGPSTVVPENSTVQRQHEQEEEEDDEETPQMNVVCTIGLMVLITVIVGVTAEFLVDSINGLVESHPSLSAEWVGLILLPIVGNAAEHFTAVSVSVKDKLDLSISVAVGSSIQIALFVIPVIQLLAWTIGKPMTLLFDPYESIVLFLSVLIVNQTLADGRSNWMEGLVLMMLYLIIAVSFWYYPGSSTATLLGCAESSSVVG; encoded by the exons atgtccaACCCGTCCCCTACACCCGATGGCGCTCCTCCCCGTCGTGTATCATTCCCCATCGACCCAATCGACACTTCCATCACCCCAGACCCATCCACCGGCCCTCTCACCTCCTCACCTCCCGGATCGCCTACCCTCCCTCCTAGAGAGTCCAATGCTACTCCCAATGGAGCAAGACGACGAACTACCACCGCACCCAATCGACAGGTAACTCTAGATTCTACACCAATGAGTCAAAGGAGACAAACCACCGAATCGAACCGATCATCTAACAGAAGAAATCCCTCTTTCGATCCTAATGCGAGTCTCGTCAGGAGAGTCACGACTGTCTTGTTCACTCCTCCTAAGAAAGTGGGAAAGGCACCTACTTATTTGGGTAGTATAAAAGCTGCTATTATGAGTACTTGGTT AAACGTGTTGCTGGTATTTATCCCTATCGGATGGGCGTTATACCTTGCTAAACATAGTGGTGGGAAAGATAGTATTTCAGATACAGCTGTTTTCATCACGACTTTCATCGCCATTATCCCTTTGG CTGGTTTACTGGGTTTCGCAACTGAAGAAGCTGCCTTGAGATTAGGACAAACCCTCGGTGGTTTACTTAACGCTACGTTGGGTAATGCTGTGGAGTTGATCGTAGCTATCTTAGCTCTGATCAAG TGTGAATTACAAGTCGTACAATCTTCTTTGGTCGGTTCTATTCTCAGTAATATCCTATTAGTCCTAGGaat GTGTTTCTTCGCGGGAGGAGTTAAATTTGCCGAACAAGCCATCAAATCTACTGCTGCTCAACTCAACGCCTCTCTGCTCTTAATCGCAGTCATAGCTGTCCTGATCCCCTCGGCATTCCATTTCTCAATCAGTTCCAGTACTTCCAATACCGATGCCGACCAATTAGCTCAAGGTGAAGGTGCCGACTTGTTGGCTATGAGTCATGGAGTGGCGATATTGCTCTTGTTGTTGTATTTAGGTTATTTGGTATTCCAGATGTATACCCATGCG GCATATTACATAGATGACGAAGTGACTGGTTCGACCGCCTACCCAGAAGCTATCACCAACGTATCTGAGAAACTTCGATTCAGGAATTTCCATAGACACAAGAAgacggacgaagaggaagctaCCACCACTGCGTCCGACTCGACGGTCCATTCTGGAAATGTCACTAATGCCGGTGGGGCTGTTCCTGCCACTCATGGACCTTCGACTGTCGTACCGGAAAACTCGACTGTGCAAAGACAGcatgaacaagaagaagaggaagatgatgaggagacgCCACAGATGAATGTCGTCTGTACTATT GGATTGATGGTACTTATCACTGTGATCGTTGGAGTTACCGCCGAGTTTCTGGTCGACTCGATCAATGGTCTGGTAGAATCACATCCATCCTTATCGGCAGAATGGGTCGGTCTGATCCTACTTCCTATT GTCGGTAATGCAGCAGAACACTTTACGGCCGTCTCAGTTTCGGTAAAAGATAAACTCGATTTGTCAATCTCAGTAGCT GTCGGCTCATCGATCCAAATTGCTCTCTTTGTCATTCCGGTTATTCAATTATTGGCTTGGACAATCGGTAAACCCATGAC TTTATTATTCGATC CTTACGAATCGATCGTACTATTCTTATCTGTTTTGATCGTCAACCAAACACTGGCCGATGGACGATCCAA CTGGATGGAAGGTCTAGTTCTGATGATGttatatctcatcatcgcCGTGTCATTCTGGTATTACCCT GGATCATCGACAGCTACTTTATTGGGATGTGCCGAGTCTTCCAGTGTGGTAGGATAG